A single Xenopus laevis strain J_2021 chromosome 3S, Xenopus_laevis_v10.1, whole genome shotgun sequence DNA region contains:
- the chsy1.S gene encoding chondroitin sulfate synthase 1 isoform X2, with amino-acid sequence MMLKYMHDHYLDQYEWFMRADDDVYIKGDRLENFLRSLNSSEPLFLGQTGLGTTEEMGKLALEPGENFCMGGPGVIMSREVLRRVVPHIGECLGQMFTTHEDVEIGRCVRRFAGVQCVWSYEMQQLFYENYEQNKKGYIRDLHNSKIHRAITLHPNKNPPYQYRLHSYMLSRKIAELRYRTIQLHREIVLMSKYSNAEIHKDDLQLGIAPSFMRFQPRQREEILEWEFLTGKYLYSTADGQPPRRGMDSSQKEALDDIVMQVMEMINANAKVRGRIIDFKEIQYGYRRVNPMYGAEYVLDLLLLYKKHKGKKMTVPVRRHAYLQQTFSKIQFMEHEEIDAKELANKINQESGSLSFLSNSLKMFVPFHLTASEAEHKEPKETKVNILVPLSGRFDMFARFMANFEKTCLIPNQNVKLVILLFNSDSNPDKTRQVELMRDYRVKYPKADMQILPVSGEFSRALALEVGSSQFNNDSLLFFCDVDLVFSTEFIQRCRANTVLGQQIYFPIIFSQYDPKIVYAGKVPSDNHYAFTQKTGFWRNYGFGITCVYKGDLIRAGGFDVSIQGWGLEDVDLFNKVVQVGLKTFRSQEVGVVHIHHPVFCDPNLDPKQYKMCLGSKASTYGSTQRLAELWLEKNDPTFGRTNESVRTA; translated from the exons ATGATGCTCAAGTACATGCATGATCACTACTTGGATCAATACGAATGGTTTATGCGAGCAGATGATGATGTTTACATCAAAGGGGATCGCTTGGAGAACTTTTTGAGGAGCCTCAACAGCAGTGAGCCGCTGTTCCTTGGACAGACTGGCCTTGGCACCACAGAGGAAATGGGCAAATTGGCATTGGAGCCAGGAGAAAATTTCTGTATGGGTGGCCCTGGTGTAATCATGAGCAGAGAAGTCCTTCGTAGGGTGGTGCCCCACATCGGCGAGTGTCTAGGGCAGATGTTTACCACACATGAGGATGTGGAGATTGGCAGATGTGTCCGAAGATTTGCCGGAGTGCAGTGTGTCTGGTCCTATGAG ATGCAGCAGTTGTTTTATGAAAATTATGAGCAGAACAAGAAGGGCTACATCCGAGATCTTCATAACAGCAAAATCCACAGAGCCATAACATTACATCCCAATAAAAACCCTCCCTACCAGTACCGCTTGCACAGCTACATGCTGAGTCGGAAAATAGCGGAGCTCCGGTATCGTACAATCCAGCTGCACAGGGAGATTGTGCTTATGAGCAAGTACAGTAATGCAGAAATCCACAAGGATGACTTGCAATTGGGGATTGCTCCATCTTTTATGAGGTTCCAACCACGTCAAAGAGAGGAGATTCTGGAGTGGGAATTTCTCACTGGCAAGTATCTATATTCAACTGCCGATGGACAGCCTCCTAGACGCGGAATGGATTCTTCCCAGAAGGAGGCTCTTGATGACATTGTAATGCAAGTTATGGAGATGATCAATGCCAATGCCAAGGTTCGAGGTCGCATTATTGACTTTAAAGAAATCCAGTATGGATACCGTAGGGTTAACCCAATGTATGGGGCAGAATATGTCTTGgatctgcttcttctttacaaaaAGCACAAGGGCAAGAAAATGACTGTCCCTGTAAGGAGACATGCCTACCTCCAACAAACATTCAGCAAAATTCAGTTCATGGAGCATGAAGAGATTGATGCTAAAGAGCTGGCAAATAAAATAAACCAGGAATCTGGTTCCTTGTCCTTTTTGTCCAATTCTCTTAAGATGTTTGTTCCCTTTCATCTCACTGCATCAGAGGCTGAACACAAAGAGCCCAAAGAAACAAAGGTGAACATCCTGGTTCCACTCTCTGGGCGATTCGATATGTTTGCCAGGTtcatggccaactttgaaaaaacCTGCCTCATCCCaaatcaaaatgtgaagttagtTATTCTGCTTTTCAACTCTGACTCCAATCCTGACAAAACCAGGCAAGTTGAGCTCATGAGAGATTACCGTGTCAAGTATCCCAAGGCGGATATGCAGATCTTACCAGTGTCTGGAGAGTTCTCCAGGGCTTTGGCTTTGGAAGTTGGATCCTCGCAGTTTAATAATGACTCTCTGCTCTTCTTTTGCGATGTGGATTTGGTGTTTTCCACAGAGTTTATACAGCGATGTCGGGCGAACACCGTTTTAGGGCAGCAAATATACTTTCCTATTATATTTAGCCAATACGACCCCAAGATTGTCTATGCGGGGAAAGTTCCCAGTGATAACCATTATGCTTTTACTCAGAAGACTGGCTTTTGGAGAAACTATGGCTTTGGCATCACCTGTGTCTATAAGGGAGATCTTATACGTGCTGGGGGCTTTGATGTTTCCATTCAAGGATGGGGACTAGAGGATGTTGACCTTTTCAACAAAGTGGTACAAGTAGGTTTAAAGACCTTTAGGAGTCAGGAGGTTGGAGTTGTTCACATCCACCATCCTGTGTTTTGTGACCCCAATCTTGATCCTAAACAGTACAAAATGTGTTTGGGATCCAAAGCCTCCACCTATGGGTCGACTCAGCGTCTGGCCGAGTTATGGCTTGAGAAGAATGACCCAACTTTTGGCAGAACAAATGAGTCTGTGAGGACAGCCTAG
- the chsy1.S gene encoding chondroitin sulfate synthase 1 isoform X1 has protein sequence MAARSRHSLLSVLLGLVLGFLLASRFILPRAAELHRASRRRAGAGGVAGGQAASCGRQAALRSDYSGVLGWQQQQLHTEALSPGGEEDIPRDNNFLFVGVMTAQKYLQTRAVAAHRTWSASIPGKVEFFSSEGSDTSIPIPIVPLQGVDDSYPPQKKSFMMLKYMHDHYLDQYEWFMRADDDVYIKGDRLENFLRSLNSSEPLFLGQTGLGTTEEMGKLALEPGENFCMGGPGVIMSREVLRRVVPHIGECLGQMFTTHEDVEIGRCVRRFAGVQCVWSYEMQQLFYENYEQNKKGYIRDLHNSKIHRAITLHPNKNPPYQYRLHSYMLSRKIAELRYRTIQLHREIVLMSKYSNAEIHKDDLQLGIAPSFMRFQPRQREEILEWEFLTGKYLYSTADGQPPRRGMDSSQKEALDDIVMQVMEMINANAKVRGRIIDFKEIQYGYRRVNPMYGAEYVLDLLLLYKKHKGKKMTVPVRRHAYLQQTFSKIQFMEHEEIDAKELANKINQESGSLSFLSNSLKMFVPFHLTASEAEHKEPKETKVNILVPLSGRFDMFARFMANFEKTCLIPNQNVKLVILLFNSDSNPDKTRQVELMRDYRVKYPKADMQILPVSGEFSRALALEVGSSQFNNDSLLFFCDVDLVFSTEFIQRCRANTVLGQQIYFPIIFSQYDPKIVYAGKVPSDNHYAFTQKTGFWRNYGFGITCVYKGDLIRAGGFDVSIQGWGLEDVDLFNKVVQVGLKTFRSQEVGVVHIHHPVFCDPNLDPKQYKMCLGSKASTYGSTQRLAELWLEKNDPTFGRTNESVRTA, from the exons ATGGCTGCCAGGAGTCGCCACTCGTTGCTCAGCGTCCTGCTCGGACTGGTCCTGGGCTTTCTACTCGCCTCCAGGTTTATCCTGCCCAGAGCGGCCGAGCTACACAGAGCCAGCCGGAGGAGAGCGGGCGCCGGGGGGGTGGCAGGAGGGCAGGCTGCGAGCTGCGGCCGACAAGCTGCATTGAGGAGCGATTACAGCGGGGTACTAggctggcagcagcagcagctccacaCCGAAGCCCTGAGCCCAGGCGGAGAGGAAGACATTCCCCGGGACAACAACTTCCTTTTTGTTGGGGTCATGACCGCGCAGAAGTACCTGCAAACCAGAGCCGTGGCTGCTCATAG AACCTGGTCAGCCTCCATTCCTGGTAAAGTTGAATTTTTCTCCAGTGAAGGCTCAGACACATCCATTCCAATTCCAATTGTGCCACTGCAAGGAGTGGATGACTCCTATCCGCCACAGAAGAAGTCCTTCATGATGCTCAAGTACATGCATGATCACTACTTGGATCAATACGAATGGTTTATGCGAGCAGATGATGATGTTTACATCAAAGGGGATCGCTTGGAGAACTTTTTGAGGAGCCTCAACAGCAGTGAGCCGCTGTTCCTTGGACAGACTGGCCTTGGCACCACAGAGGAAATGGGCAAATTGGCATTGGAGCCAGGAGAAAATTTCTGTATGGGTGGCCCTGGTGTAATCATGAGCAGAGAAGTCCTTCGTAGGGTGGTGCCCCACATCGGCGAGTGTCTAGGGCAGATGTTTACCACACATGAGGATGTGGAGATTGGCAGATGTGTCCGAAGATTTGCCGGAGTGCAGTGTGTCTGGTCCTATGAG ATGCAGCAGTTGTTTTATGAAAATTATGAGCAGAACAAGAAGGGCTACATCCGAGATCTTCATAACAGCAAAATCCACAGAGCCATAACATTACATCCCAATAAAAACCCTCCCTACCAGTACCGCTTGCACAGCTACATGCTGAGTCGGAAAATAGCGGAGCTCCGGTATCGTACAATCCAGCTGCACAGGGAGATTGTGCTTATGAGCAAGTACAGTAATGCAGAAATCCACAAGGATGACTTGCAATTGGGGATTGCTCCATCTTTTATGAGGTTCCAACCACGTCAAAGAGAGGAGATTCTGGAGTGGGAATTTCTCACTGGCAAGTATCTATATTCAACTGCCGATGGACAGCCTCCTAGACGCGGAATGGATTCTTCCCAGAAGGAGGCTCTTGATGACATTGTAATGCAAGTTATGGAGATGATCAATGCCAATGCCAAGGTTCGAGGTCGCATTATTGACTTTAAAGAAATCCAGTATGGATACCGTAGGGTTAACCCAATGTATGGGGCAGAATATGTCTTGgatctgcttcttctttacaaaaAGCACAAGGGCAAGAAAATGACTGTCCCTGTAAGGAGACATGCCTACCTCCAACAAACATTCAGCAAAATTCAGTTCATGGAGCATGAAGAGATTGATGCTAAAGAGCTGGCAAATAAAATAAACCAGGAATCTGGTTCCTTGTCCTTTTTGTCCAATTCTCTTAAGATGTTTGTTCCCTTTCATCTCACTGCATCAGAGGCTGAACACAAAGAGCCCAAAGAAACAAAGGTGAACATCCTGGTTCCACTCTCTGGGCGATTCGATATGTTTGCCAGGTtcatggccaactttgaaaaaacCTGCCTCATCCCaaatcaaaatgtgaagttagtTATTCTGCTTTTCAACTCTGACTCCAATCCTGACAAAACCAGGCAAGTTGAGCTCATGAGAGATTACCGTGTCAAGTATCCCAAGGCGGATATGCAGATCTTACCAGTGTCTGGAGAGTTCTCCAGGGCTTTGGCTTTGGAAGTTGGATCCTCGCAGTTTAATAATGACTCTCTGCTCTTCTTTTGCGATGTGGATTTGGTGTTTTCCACAGAGTTTATACAGCGATGTCGGGCGAACACCGTTTTAGGGCAGCAAATATACTTTCCTATTATATTTAGCCAATACGACCCCAAGATTGTCTATGCGGGGAAAGTTCCCAGTGATAACCATTATGCTTTTACTCAGAAGACTGGCTTTTGGAGAAACTATGGCTTTGGCATCACCTGTGTCTATAAGGGAGATCTTATACGTGCTGGGGGCTTTGATGTTTCCATTCAAGGATGGGGACTAGAGGATGTTGACCTTTTCAACAAAGTGGTACAAGTAGGTTTAAAGACCTTTAGGAGTCAGGAGGTTGGAGTTGTTCACATCCACCATCCTGTGTTTTGTGACCCCAATCTTGATCCTAAACAGTACAAAATGTGTTTGGGATCCAAAGCCTCCACCTATGGGTCGACTCAGCGTCTGGCCGAGTTATGGCTTGAGAAGAATGACCCAACTTTTGGCAGAACAAATGAGTCTGTGAGGACAGCCTAG